A stretch of Prunus dulcis chromosome 6, ALMONDv2, whole genome shotgun sequence DNA encodes these proteins:
- the LOC117632237 gene encoding uncharacterized protein LOC117632237 translates to MSIFPNQFSSMEKSSRKTDRPDKAMTESELAAAQQLMQLSDEDNNNNSSSSSSSSSNKNTKHEGEEVDQSPLINVITWAKIEEIFGKEEDVDRPKKRRYRSLASIYLTSKPVNAGSAHGKKKKSNVPEGRCSNLCMVCLVEILRLSSNLVHDMFSKPTPMYSPDVP, encoded by the exons ATGTCTATTTTTCCAAACCAATTCTCTTCAATGGAAAAATCGTCTCGAAAAACCGATCGTCCTGATAAGGCCATGACCGAGTCAGAGTTGGCCGCGGCGCAGCAGCTGATGCAGCTTAGCGACGAAGATAACAACAataacagcagcagcagcagcagcagcagcagcaacaagaACACCAAGCACGAGGGTGAGGAGGTTGATCAGAGCCCGTTGATCAATGTGATCACTTGGGCAAAGATTGAAGAGATTTTtgggaaagaagaagatgttgATCGGCCCAAGAAGCGAAGATACCGGTCTCTTGCGAGTATTTATCTGACGAGCAAACCAGTGAATGCAGGATCAGCACATGGGAAGAAG AAGAAATCGAATGTTCCAGAAGGCCGGTGTTCAAATTTGTGTATGGTTTGTTTAGTTGAGATTCTTAGGCTTTCGTCAAACTTGGTTCATGATATGTTCAGCAAACCAACACCGATGTATTCCCCTGATGTGCCTTGA